The Pyxidicoccus trucidator genomic interval CCACGCGCAACTGGACGCCCGCGGGGCCCGTGCGCCTCAACCCCTCCGCGAACACCACGCCCATTCAGCACGCACGGACGAAGACGCGCTGACCCGACTCACCCGACATCTTCCTTGACGCTCACCGCTGCCATGATCGAGCCCGCCCAATACGACCTCGTCACCTGCTGAGGGCCGTCGTGGTCCACCTGGGAGAAATCCTCCTCGGAGGCCGTTTGCAATGACCGAGTAATATTAATACTGCTTGGTCGCTTTGGGCATTCACCGAGGGAGATTTCCCCCGGTGAATGGTTGGAGGCTGCGCGTGCAGTCTCATCCCAACTCGCGCATCGGCGAGCTGCTGCCCCACGAGTGGACGCGCCGCCGCGCCACCGACTCTTCCTGAACGCCGCCGCTGGAGTCCAACGCCAGTCTGCTCATGCCCGAGCTCGAGACCATCGCTGAGCACAGCACCCGTCCGTCTTCAAGCGGTCCGGCACGACGTTCGCCGGACGGATACTGTGCAGCAGCACGTCTTCCAGATACTGCTATCGGGTCGCGGGCTGGCCCTGCAGGCTCTGCTGGATGGCCTTTTGGAGCACCTTGCGGTTCTCCGGGAAGCCCCGGTTGGGGTACGCTCTGGCGCCGCGCACGATGGGGGCGTACTGCTGGTACATGGGATCCGAGCGCGCCTGGGGGCTCTCGTAAAAGGACTGGCTCGCCTGGAGCAGGTAGCGCGGCAGGGAGCCCTGAGGCGCGTCCTGGCTGAGGGCGATGATGCCGCGCACCTCGGGGGTGCTCATGTACTCGGAGAATGCCTGAGCGTCCGCCGCACAGACGCCGGTGCAGTGGGCGTTGAGAACCAAGGCGTCCACGAACACTACCGGGTGCGTCCCCATACCGAGCGGGACGGAGATAATCTGCGGCAGGGGCAGCGCCGGGTTGGCCTTGCGGATGAAGAAGAGGCGCTCGGTGTACCCCATGAAGGCGTTGGCCTGCCCGGAGGCGAACGCCTCCTCGGCCTTCGTGTTGTCCTTGAAGGTGCCGTCGAGGCACGGGTTGGTGCTTGAGCCGCGGGCGCAGCTGTTCACCACCTGGTCGAAGACGCTCAGGGTCTTCGAGTCCAGTGGCAGCGCGAGGGCCTCGGAGAGCCGGTCCGCCGAGTTCGTGTCAGCCCACCCATCCATATATGCGGCGGGCAGCGTCCAGCTTCCGCTGTAGTTCGTCGCGAGGGGAATCTTGTCGGGCCCCAGGCCCGTGAGGGTCCGCACGAGTGACTGGCCATCGGTGGCGGAGTGGATGCTGGGGCTGCCCGAGTACACGACGTTCGTGCACAGGTACGTGGGCGTGCCGTAGCTCTTGCCATCGATAGAGGCAGCCTGCCGCGCGGCCGGGAACGCATCGCCTGCCTCCTTCGGCCAGGGCTGGATCCAGCCCTTGGACTGGAGCGTCCCCAGGAGCAGGGTGTCGATCTCCACGACCTGGGCGGCGTCGGCCCCCTCACTGAGGAACTTCTCCAGGGTGCCGCCAGCGTTCAGGTCATACAGGTCGAGGTTCTTGTCGAACACGACGTCCAGATCGATGTCCGGGTGGAACTGCTCGAAGTCGTGCTCAAGCCTCCGCTTGAGGCTCGCGAAGTTGTCGCCCGCCGAGTCGGGGATATAGGGGAAGAGAACCGCCTTGAGCTGCCGAGGCTGCTCTGCCGGGGGTTTGGGTTGCGAGGTGACACAGGCACTCGCAGCCAGGAGGACGGCGCAAAGCAGGACTCTCCGAAGCATGGGCGGCTCTCTTCCACTAGAGGGGTAAGGGGCGGCAGTGTAGTGGCCCTTCCCCCGGGGTGGAAGCCACACCCTTCCTGCTTGGCCAGGTATTCCATAGCGGCGATCGTCTTGGCTCCCTCAAGTCTGCTCACGCCCGAGCGCGAGACCACCGCCGAGCACAGCACCCGACCGTCTTCAAGAGGTCCGGCACGACGTCCGCCGGATGGATATGGTTGGAGTCCCGAGGGAAGTGACCGAGTAGTATTAAGAGTTCCTTTCAAAAATCCCCCGGGCTCTGTCAGCCCGAGGGAGCGCTCCGCTCAGGTGTGGTTTCGGAAAGAAGTTCTAAGTTGGTAGTCTCGGGGTATGTGCAATGGACAATCCCTCTCGGCCGCTGTGGACACCTGGATCCCGCTCAAGGACGCCGCGCAACATGCGGGAGGACCGTTCTCCGGCATCCCCACCAGCTCGGGCGTCTATGTGCTACGGGTCAGCAAGGTGGGAACAACGGACATTGATCGCGTGAAGAAGAAGTTCTCCTCGTCCCCGTTCATGAAGATCCGGGACCGTATGGACGCGTCAAGTGGCGCAATGTTCGCGGAGCTGGGCCTTGGTGAAGATCAGGGGTGGGCGCTCTCTGATTTCTACCGGCGACGGTTGGAGCGTGTTGACCGGATCGCCATCAAGCAGGGCGTCCTTACCTGCCCCATCATCTATATTGGCAGGGCCAACAGTCTCCAGCGCAGGCTGAATGAACTCGCTTTCGACGGGCACACGATCAATGCACCGTTCTGGGCCCTGCTCATGTCCGGCTGGGAGCTTGAGGTGGGCTTCAAGAAGATGAGGAAGAAGGCCGAGACCGCAGAGGAAGCCCGCCTCAAGGGGATATACCGCAAGCTCCACAGCAACGACCTTCCGCCCCTCGTGAAGAGGTAGTACGCACTGTACCCAGGCTGTACCCAAGATGAACGGACGCGGGTGGACCTCCATGGACGCTCCACCCGCCCCGCTCCAGAGGGAAACCGGCCGACCCTCAATCCCTCCGGGCACCTCGCGGATCAGGGTGGCGGGGCTTCAAAACCGGTGAGGGGCGCTGAGAGGCGTCCCTGGCGAGTTCGATTCCCGTGCCCTACCGCCAATCTTTCCCTTCTGATTTCGTGCCGCGTTCGGAGACGTCAGACCGGTAACTCACCGGGGATGGCTCTACGGTGGCCACGTCCTCAGTCCTGTGTCGTCCGCCTTCTGGCGACTCCACATTCGATGCAGTGCGTCCGTAAGCCGGTTGGAGCCGTTTGCGGTGCGGCGCGATGCCTCGCGAAGAAGCGCCATGGTTCCCTCATCCATGTCCAGTGCAGCCTCCGCGTTGATGATGCAACCTCTCTCGCAGTGCGCAGCAAGAGAACGCCTGTCTCGCCTGCGATCGACAGCGGCGTCCCTTCGCGCAGGGTTTGGCGCGCGAGGGCTCTGAATGAGTTCCAGTCGGGTGGTTCGTCCATCGTTCCCCCCTTGCGGCTCGGGAGGCACTTCAGGCTGCCGGTGACCACCAGCCCGCCGTATCTGGGGAAGGAAGCACCCACGCATCCAAAGCTTCGACACAGCCGGGATGCCACCCCTCCGTCCTACGGAGCGCTTCCGCGAGTGCCTCCATCTGCCTCCACTCCCGCTCATCAAACGTGTGACTGCGGATGACGCTGGGAATGGGCTCGCGATTCTCTTCTAGCCCCCACCGTGCCCGCTCGCGCTCCAACTGGGTGCCCCGCAGCAGCATGAGAGGAAATGCCTTTAGCACCGGCACCCGTTGCTGCAGGCAGAAGTCGACCGTTCTCCGGAAGGACGTCAGCGTCTGCTCGGGTAGGCCGAAGATGATAGAGACCTCGAATGAGGTGCCCCTCGCATGGAGTTTGCGAATGCCTTCCAGCACTTTCTCCAGATGGTTCACCCGCTCCACTGCGCGAGCCTCGCGCTCGTGGATGGTCTGAAGGCCGAATTCAAGCCTCACGTCGAGCCCCTCGCAGGCGTCGAGGAACTCGTCATCCAGCGTCGAGAAGTGGCACTGCAATGACAGCCGCCCTCGATAGCCGAACCTTCGGAACGTCCGCAGCACCGCCAGGGCGTGGTCCCCGAGATTGAAGAGTGGATCCAACACGGCGATGTCGTCTACCCCCGAGCGTACGAACAGTTCCATCTCGCGCTCCAGCCGCGCCAGGGGAATGTCCCGCCGCCGCAGGCGGCTACCCGCCTCCCGATGCTGGCAGAACGAGCAGCGGAAGGGACATCCGCGCTGCGTCTCCCAACGAATGAACCGCTGGCCCCCAGAGAGTTCGATGACATCGCCGAGGAAGGGGGACGGCAGCAGTGCCAGGTTCGCCTGCGCTTGGAGGCCGGGGTCCACCTGCCCCGCCCAGTGGACTCCCGTGAACCGGATGCGCTCCGAGGTGGAGGCGAGTGCCACCATGACCTCTTCGCCATACCCTCGAACAAAGGCATCCGCCTCGGGATAGATCTGCTCGAGGCCCGCCCCCGCGTAGGAAACCTGCGGCCCTCCAAGAACGATGCGCCCGCGAAAACCGTGCTGTCTGAGCGCTACCAGAAGTCTCTTCACCACCCCGTCGTTCCACACGTAGACGCCAAGTGCCACGTCCACCTGATCCGACTCGGTCCCCAATGCACCATCGAGGATGCTCCTCAGGACCTGCTCCTCGCTGAAGCCAGAGTTGTTGATGGCAAAGGAGAACGCTCGCACATCCACACCCGCGTTCCTCAGCGCCGCGACAATAGAGGCATGCCCCAGCGGAAGCCGAGGGTCCTTATCTCGGGTCCAATCGATAGACACCTGGATGACTCGCCGAGACCCAGGAGGGGCAGGAATGACCTGTGCAGTTTGAACGGACATGTGCCCCCGGGATGCGTTGGCAGTAATGGTCAGCAATACCCATAGCCCCAGCCGATTCCGACGAGTGTGAATCGGATGGATTCAACGGGATCGCCAGCAACGCTTTTCGGGAGAACGACCTTCCGCCGCTTCCAACCACGACACCGTCCATTGGGCCACCCGGCGACAAGGCGGCGGACAGTGCCCAGATGTCACGCTGGACTCCCCACCCCGCCCCTGCGCATATACGCCGCATGAACAGGCTCGCAAGCGCATCGATAGCGGCACTGGCCACGTTGACCCTGACGTCCTGCCTGGGCGGTGACGACGAAGGAGTGGACTGCGCCCAGGTGGTCGTCTGGGCCCGTCCCGCCTCGGGCGAGTGCCGGACCTTCGCGACTCCCTGTGACGTCCCCTCCGGCTACACCGAGTGCTGTGGCGGCCTCTTCGGCGGCTGTGTGTCGGGCGGTTCCGCCGACACTTGCGTGGATGACCCCACCGACGCCTGCAACCCGGGCGCGGGCGCCACGGACTGCCCTGGCATCTGCCAGTAACACCGTCACTTTCCACTCACGTTGACCGGCGTGTAACGCGGTGCGCGAGCTGATTCTTACGGGATGAAAGCGGCCGAGACTCCTCCTTGAAGAGTGAGGTACTCTCGACCTTCCGATTCAGCCGCTCTCGTCCGATGAGAATGTCCACCCACGTCCCACACCGGATTGCTGCTGGCAGCCCCCTTCTTACGCGCTCCTCCGCCCCACGGATGGCCGCCTCACCCGCCTCGTTGCGGAGTGACGCCTCCCGGGGCGGGCACGCAGGTGGGCCTTCCGCATTATCGGGCACCGCACCGCCCGCGAGGGCGTTCGTCCACGCCTCGAACCGGGTCGGGTCCGGCAGCTAGCCAGCGCCGACCCGGCCCTTCCTCGACACCTCGACTGCTTCCGTTCCACTCCGCGGCCGGGCCGCACGTGGGACACGACTGGCACCCAGGAGCCTCGCCTCATGAGTGACGCTTCGAAGAACCTCGACAAGCTCTCGCCCAAGCAGCGCGCCCTGTTCGAGCTGCTTCGCAAGGAGAAGCTCGCCGGGAAGAGCCCCGCCCGCCAGACGATTTCCCGGCGCACCGCGAGTGGCCCCGCTCCCGTGTCCTTCCCCAGCATCGACTGTGGTTGCTCGACCAGCTCGAGGGCGGCACCTCGTTCGCCTACAACGTCCACATCACCGTCCAGCTCACCCTGCGCTCGCTGCACCACCACGAGACGCTGCTGGAGGGCTTCCACCTGGACTTCGACGCCTTCTTCAGCGAGGAGCTGGAAGGCAGGGGCAGCTGGTTCTCCCACCTGGAGTCCTGGTGGCCGCACCGCAACGACGCCAATGTCCTCCACGCCCGCTTCCGCCAGAAGCTGGGCATCTCCGGCGACGAGCTGTAGGCCGCCAGGGCCGTCAGCCCACGGAGAGCGCCGTCACGGACGCTCCGCGTCACCCGGGGACCTGGGGCCCTCCTCCTTCTTCGGGCCCTCGCGCTTCTTGAAGCCCCACGAGGAGCTCCACATGCCCGGCCCGGTGAAGAGCACCGTCACGAGGGTCATCACCGCGGCACCGATGAGAATCTCCACCAGCATGTCCACGTTCTCCCCTGTCGTGACGACCCGCGTCGTCCCTCGCGAAGGACTGCCACCCACACACCCGCCGCGCGGCGCCTGGAGGGCAGCCGCGCGGGCAGCCGTCTCGCCGCCCACCGTCCCTCATGCCGCAACCCATCTCGGGACGCAACGCGGCGCCGGGTGGGAGCCCTTGATTGAACCTAACGCCTCACCGAAGCCCGGGGCATGAGGCGCCGGTGCCCCCGCCGCCCCTGGTGTTAGGCTCGCCGCCCCCATGCTCCTTCTCCTTGCCAGCGAGCCCCTCGCACCGGGTCGCGCACGCCGCCCCATCGTCCGCCGGGCCGCTCCGCTGCTCGGGCTCGTCCTCTCCCTGCTGGGCTGCGGGGGCCGCGAGACATCCTTCGGCACGGACGACCCCTGCCCCACCGGGAACTGTGGGACTCCCGGGCTGGAGAACAGCCTCCGCATCGCCGCGTTCAACGTGCACCGCCTCTTCGACACCACCTGCGACTCCGGCGCGTGTGGCGGCAGTGCCTACGAGGCGCTGCCCACCCCCGACGCCTTCGGCACCCAGGCCGACAAGCTCGCCAGCGCCATCTCCCGGCTGGAGGCCGACGTGGTGATGCTCGGCGAGGTGGAGACCCAGGCCTCACTGGACGCGCTGTCGACGCGGCTCCCGGGGTTCCGCCACGCGGTGCTGGGCGAGACGGGCGCCCCCGCCTCCGTGGACGTGGCCGTCCTCTCCGCGTACCCCATCCTCCTGACACGGGGCCACCGGGACCAGCCGCTCATCAAGCCGGACGGGTCCACGACGCGTTTCTCGCGCGAGCTGCTGGAAGTGCACCTGGAGACGCCGGGCATGCGGACGATTGTCTTCTCCGCGCACTTCCGCTCGAAGGTGGACGACGACCCCGGCCGCCGGTTCGCCGAG includes:
- a CDS encoding extracellular solute-binding protein; this encodes MLRRVLLCAVLLAASACVTSQPKPPAEQPRQLKAVLFPYIPDSAGDNFASLKRRLEHDFEQFHPDIDLDVVFDKNLDLYDLNAGGTLEKFLSEGADAAQVVEIDTLLLGTLQSKGWIQPWPKEAGDAFPAARQAASIDGKSYGTPTYLCTNVVYSGSPSIHSATDGQSLVRTLTGLGPDKIPLATNYSGSWTLPAAYMDGWADTNSADRLSEALALPLDSKTLSVFDQVVNSCARGSSTNPCLDGTFKDNTKAEEAFASGQANAFMGYTERLFFIRKANPALPLPQIISVPLGMGTHPVVFVDALVLNAHCTGVCAADAQAFSEYMSTPEVRGIIALSQDAPQGSLPRYLLQASQSFYESPQARSDPMYQQYAPIVRGARAYPNRGFPENRKVLQKAIQQSLQGQPATR
- a CDS encoding DUF2379 family protein — its product is MDEGTMALLREASRRTANGSNRLTDALHRMWSRQKADDTGLRTWPP
- a CDS encoding B12-binding domain-containing radical SAM protein, with protein sequence MSVQTAQVIPAPPGSRRVIQVSIDWTRDKDPRLPLGHASIVAALRNAGVDVRAFSFAINNSGFSEEQVLRSILDGALGTESDQVDVALGVYVWNDGVVKRLLVALRQHGFRGRIVLGGPQVSYAGAGLEQIYPEADAFVRGYGEEVMVALASTSERIRFTGVHWAGQVDPGLQAQANLALLPSPFLGDVIELSGGQRFIRWETQRGCPFRCSFCQHREAGSRLRRRDIPLARLEREMELFVRSGVDDIAVLDPLFNLGDHALAVLRTFRRFGYRGRLSLQCHFSTLDDEFLDACEGLDVRLEFGLQTIHEREARAVERVNHLEKVLEGIRKLHARGTSFEVSIIFGLPEQTLTSFRRTVDFCLQQRVPVLKAFPLMLLRGTQLERERARWGLEENREPIPSVIRSHTFDEREWRQMEALAEALRRTEGWHPGCVEALDAWVLPSPDTAGWWSPAA
- a CDS encoding sulfotransferase domain-containing protein, translating into MLDQLEGGTSFAYNVHITVQLTLRSLHHHETLLEGFHLDFDAFFSEELEGRGSWFSHLESWWPHRNDANVLHARFRQKLGISGDEL
- a CDS encoding endonuclease/exonuclease/phosphatase family protein, giving the protein MLLLLASEPLAPGRARRPIVRRAAPLLGLVLSLLGCGGRETSFGTDDPCPTGNCGTPGLENSLRIAAFNVHRLFDTTCDSGACGGSAYEALPTPDAFGTQADKLASAISRLEADVVMLGEVETQASLDALSTRLPGFRHAVLGETGAPASVDVAVLSAYPILLTRGHRDQPLIKPDGSTTRFSRELLEVHLETPGMRTIVFSAHFRSKVDDDPGRRFAEADASRVIVTRTAQEWPDALVVLGGDLNDVPGSPPLDALEKDGALLRVASDRPDSETWTYSYLGNLQAIDHLYLAQGGGTYVTGSFRAAREARGGYGGSDHAAVYADFLPATE